AAgtagaaattaaattaatttcatattttttttaatatatgcaGGCTGATAAGTCTACAATTGTTGAGAAAGCATTGAACCACATCCAAAAACTGCAGAATACTTTGGGGAAGCTTGAACAGGAAAAACTACAAAGGCTTCAAGAACATAATGTAAGGTGTATGAGTTCACAAAAACTCACTAATGCTTGTAACAATTGGGAGAAATATCTGGGTGATCAAGGATCAACACATAATTCATCCTCTACTACATCAACAACTCATGGTACCAATCCCCTTATGGTGAATAATAACATTCCAACAGGTTTTGTGACATGGAGTTCACCAAACGTGATACTTAATGTTTGTGGTGAAAATGCACATAttagtgtgtgttgtccaaagaaGTCAGGGCTATTCACCTTCATTTGTTATATTTTGGGGAAACATGAGATTGAGATTGTGTCTGCTCAAATTTCATCTGATCAATTCAGAAGCATGTTCATGATCCAATCTCATGTAAGtcctttcattttcttcaaaataatatgttggtcattttgaagattttgaaCTAGGGTTTTTAGTTAGCATACTCTCTGATTTACTTTACGTCTGTTTGTTTGAGTTATCAGGAAATTGAAGATATGACACAcgttaaaaaaatgatttaaaattaagGTTGTTTGAGAAATagttgttttttctttcataagtCTCGCATCTAATTAAacattatcttcacatgaaaTAAAGGTTAAAAAGTATATCTttctttgtttaaaaaattcCTCCTCTCACCTAGTTTCACCTTGAGGTCGAAACTTTCTATTTGCTACTACATATAGTATAGTCATAGATTATGCTTAGGAATTATTAAAATTGTTTAACCTGAGTGGAGTGTCTAACAGAAATAGTCTTTCTACTTTTACAAGATTATATGGGTAATCATGTGTATATATTACACTCTTCAGACCACACTTGTAATATTTTactgaatatattattgttattgttattgcttcattttaaaaatatgtttgatgTATATTCAGGCTAAAGGTGGAACTGGCATAGCTCAATACTCTGAAGCATCCAGAGTTGAAGAAATGTACAAGCAAGTTGCGATAGAGATAATGTCATTTGCAACCCCCAAATGATGTGTATCAATTTCATCAGCCAAATACAACAAGGGTCATCATATTTAGTTTCAATGTTCATCCGACAGAGGATGGACAATTGTTGTCGTAAAGGCCATGATATTTACTTTTGTAGTTCATCCAGTGGAGGATGAATGATTACGGCCATATAGGctattttgtttatgtttgCATTTCTTTGTTTGTTGCCATATATGCATATTTACTTTTATAGTTTATTAGATTAAGGATGAACGATGTGGCCGCAAAgtctattttatttactttttcatttCATCCAGTGGAGTATGAACGTCTATCATCGAGTCGGGGGAATGAAAACTGTGGAATTTGGTCCCATTAAGTTTCttccaattatatttataaatagaaaaaatcttGCTATTGGCATATGTTTGTGTATTTTCCTTAAggttgtgtttggtatggatTAATGTTTATCAACACCAAGAACCAACTTCTATTTCAAACTCTCAccttatttgatatatatatatatatatatatatatNTTGGGGGTTCTTACCCATCTTTAGAAAAGGTTGGGAGTAAAAATGAGTAATTCaagtttcttatttatttttgctatttggttggtaagaaaaaaattgtctcagcaatatttattcataatttggAAATATATTAAAGAGTGTTATTCGACGATCAGGAACGACTCAAAATATTATGAGCTCTCTAaagtcaaataaattttattgatattccttaaattttaattaaaaaacatattacAAATATCATTCATGTTTTATATCTCAACATATTCAAATtctaagaacaaaaacaaagtaCTTCCACgatgtaactttttttttaaaagagtttgttgctctctctctctctctctctctctctctctctatatatatatatatatatatatatatatatatatatatagagagagagagagagagagagagagagagagcaacaaactcttttaaaaaaaaagttacatcGTGGAAGtactttgtttttgttcttagaATTTGAATATGTTGAGATATAAAACATGAATGATATTTgtaatatgttttttaattaaaatttaaggaatatcaataaaatttatttgacttTAGAGAGCTCATAATATTTTGAGTCGTTCCTGATCGTCGAATAACACTCTTTAATATATTTccaaattatgaataaatattgctgagacaatttttttcttaccaaccaaatagcaaaaataaataagaaacttGAATTACTCATTTTTACTCCCAACCTTTTCTAAAGATGGGTAAGAACCCCCAACCCCCCACCCCACCTAACAAAAAAAAGGTTATATTTgtctcttttcattttaaaaaacgAATATACCACTCTAAgaaagttatttaaaatttgttatgtaAAGAGAAATTGTCTGTTTACTCTATCGATCtttaattgaattattgttATGCTATTGTTATGCCCCGAGCGAACACTTGGTCTAACGTACTTAACTCAACAAAAGACTTAACTCAAAAAGAAGTAAGAATCATTCTgacaaaatacttaaaataacatgTCTTGGAAAAAAATGACACTTTATTCTCAAAATAGAACGTCTGATacgaaaaataaagagaaacgcATTACTGATTATCtgactgactatctatgaagcctctataatactaagatgaatacTGGGGAAAAACCTAGTAACATTCTACAAATGAAAAGAGTATTAAGCAATAAAAGAGTCCCTAAGAAAGCAAGGAGGCTTACCACTAACTCTGAgttcaactggatcaacgaggtaCTGGATGATGATTCTTGTAACCTGCGTCTGCATCCTGAGAGGATGAAGGTCAattggcatcagtacattgaatgtacgcgTATACGAGTTGAAATTCTAAATAACATAGGCaagaaaaattttgaaagaaactAAAGAACTTACCTGGGTCAACATGACTGACTCATTTCAATGTAAAACAATTTAAGCACAAGTgcaatttaaagaaaagttgtttggAAAGATGCTGAAAATTATGAATGTATACAAGGATACAAATAACTCTATAATTTATGTAAAATACAATTAAACTGATGTATATATGtaaatacatttaacttctgTGGTTTTTTCCCTAACCGACAAATATCACTTAAGATCTAAAGAAATGATACAACGTTCTGCCTCACGCTGCTAGGGTCGTCCTACACCTTGCATTCGATGTAGAACCTGAACTTCCTAATGGATCTACTAGTCTATGCAAAAACCACTAAAGGACTCATCTGAAAAGTATGACCcgttttctacccatggtggctataTGGTTACGGGGGCTGGGAGTTATTTGAACTCTCCTCCATATCGGAGCTCAATAATACTCCccaaaatatcattatattagctcttatgtttttaaaacatacttacttctgtgatttgagattattgCTCAAAACTTTGCTCAAAAGTCAATCTTGGAAATTTCAGTTTCCTCTCTTGCTTTATTTAGAAAGCGATTACTCTTATCTGAAAACTTGCCCAAAAGttctttggaaatctcaatttccgttcttaacttaaatgtgaaaatatttataaactttcagggaatacttagttcccttataacttttgagaattgaactcaactctttactttttgcttaacttgaaaacttaagtcttaacaAACTTCTAGGGATCCCGTACATTTCTTTGAACGaaaaagacttcaacttttactctttgCTTTGAATTGAAACATGAGCCTTGCAAAgaagttaaaacatttaataaagactcttgaaaacattaagaaacttactttgatttgcttcttaacttctaaacATAACTCTTAACTCCTTTGacattgatcttaactttccttaattggattatggattcaaggctATGATTTACGTTCATTagtgatttctaggtgtttagaaatcatttgtaATGATTAGAATCATCGAAAGGTGTAAATGTACCTTAGAAGGTCTTAAAAGGGTTAACTAGAAAAGCTGGGTGAAAAATGCAGATCCAGGCGCACTTGTGGCGCCGTGCCAGCCTCACTTGACTGAGGCTTGGTCCCGCGCA
The nucleotide sequence above comes from Solanum pennellii chromosome 9, SPENNV200. Encoded proteins:
- the LOC107030913 gene encoding transcription factor bHLH95-like, yielding MQADKSTIVEKALNHIQKLQNTLGKLEQEKLQRLQEHNVRCMSSQKLTNACNNWEKYLGDQGSTHNSSSTTSTTHGTNPLMVNNNIPTGFVTWSSPNVILNVCGENAHISVCCPKKSGLFTFICYILGKHEIEIVSAQISSDQFRSMFMIQSHAKGGTGIAQYSEASRVEEMYKQVAIEIMSFATPK